The following are encoded in a window of Aerococcus sanguinicola genomic DNA:
- a CDS encoding site-specific DNA-methyltransferase produces the protein MTNQVPSGSLDLTQNNIEKLKELFPEVITDGGKIDFETLQTILGEEIDDEGERYSFTWPGKRESILGSQLPSKGTLRPNVDKSKDFDHTGNLYIEGDNLEVLKLLQKSYNSKVKVIYIDPPYNTGKDFVYKDDFREGVENYLEQTGQVDSDGNLLSTNSESNGRFHTDWLNMMYPRLRLARNLLAEDGVIFISIDDGEVANLKKVCSEIFGEKNFLAQVIWERAYAPVNLKKNFSESHDFILVYGKNTDGLESNGIARSDRQIDSYINPDNDPRGIYKPDNFTVGPAVEKNIYEITTPSGRVVLPPNGYSWRFSKERFNELLSDNRVWFGKDGNNVPAYKRFLSEVKSGVTPMTIWKYDDVGHSQSATKYLRNLMDGKAYFDYPKPVDLIKRCIELYSEPDSIVLDFFAGSATTAEAVMKKNAEDSGSRKYIMVQLPEVLEESSTAYKDGYRNLTDIAVERIRRAGDKIIDENPELADTLDIGFKYFQLDKSNIQEWNPDFEDLENDKVNLFEDVFVEGRSELDIVYEIMLKNGLELILPITTFEIEGKIVYDIAYGSQFICLAHGIDLAVAEGIITKRDDYDSQLISGVVFKDKGFKGNDAMKLNVIQALVDADFAEEAIQTI, from the coding sequence ATGACAAACCAAGTCCCTAGTGGATCGCTGGATCTTACCCAGAATAATATCGAAAAGTTAAAAGAACTTTTTCCAGAAGTTATTACAGATGGTGGAAAGATCGATTTTGAAACTTTGCAAACCATTCTAGGTGAAGAAATTGACGATGAAGGGGAACGCTATTCCTTTACTTGGCCAGGTAAGCGTGAATCTATCCTAGGATCACAGCTTCCTTCTAAGGGGACATTACGGCCTAATGTTGACAAGAGTAAGGATTTTGACCATACTGGAAATTTATATATTGAAGGAGATAACCTAGAAGTTTTAAAACTCTTGCAAAAATCTTATAACAGTAAGGTGAAAGTGATTTATATTGATCCACCTTACAACACCGGAAAAGATTTCGTCTATAAGGATGATTTTCGCGAGGGGGTAGAAAACTACCTTGAGCAGACAGGGCAAGTGGACTCGGATGGCAATCTACTTTCTACTAATTCTGAAAGCAATGGTCGTTTTCATACAGATTGGTTAAATATGATGTATCCACGTTTACGATTAGCTAGAAATCTTCTAGCTGAAGACGGAGTTATTTTTATATCAATTGATGATGGAGAAGTAGCAAATTTAAAAAAAGTTTGTTCAGAAATATTTGGAGAAAAAAATTTCCTTGCTCAAGTGATTTGGGAAAGGGCTTACGCTCCAGTTAATTTAAAGAAAAACTTTTCTGAAAGTCACGATTTCATTTTAGTATATGGAAAGAATACTGATGGCTTAGAATCAAATGGAATAGCTAGATCAGACAGGCAAATTGATAGCTATATAAATCCTGATAATGATCCAAGAGGGATTTATAAACCAGACAATTTCACGGTTGGACCAGCAGTTGAAAAGAATATTTATGAAATTACAACACCATCGGGGAGAGTAGTTTTACCTCCTAATGGCTATTCATGGCGTTTCTCTAAAGAACGGTTTAATGAGTTATTGAGTGACAATCGAGTTTGGTTTGGTAAGGATGGCAATAATGTCCCAGCATATAAAAGATTTCTTTCGGAAGTTAAATCAGGCGTAACTCCTATGACTATTTGGAAATATGATGATGTTGGACACTCTCAAAGTGCAACTAAATATTTGAGAAACTTGATGGATGGGAAAGCATATTTTGACTACCCTAAACCAGTTGATTTAATTAAACGTTGCATTGAACTATATTCTGAACCTGATTCAATTGTTCTAGATTTCTTTGCTGGTTCTGCGACGACGGCAGAAGCTGTAATGAAGAAAAATGCTGAAGATAGTGGGAGTCGTAAATATATTATGGTGCAATTGCCTGAAGTTCTTGAGGAATCCTCGACTGCCTATAAGGATGGCTATCGAAATCTTACTGATATAGCTGTTGAACGTATCCGCCGCGCTGGTGACAAGATAATTGATGAAAATCCAGAACTAGCTGACACTTTGGATATTGGTTTCAAATACTTTCAACTCGATAAGTCCAACATTCAAGAATGGAATCCAGATTTTGAGGATTTAGAAAATGACAAGGTAAATTTATTTGAAGATGTTTTTGTAGAGGGACGATCTGAATTAGATATTGTCTACGAAATCATGTTGAAGAATGGCTTGGAGTTGATTTTACCTATAACTACTTTTGAAATTGAGGGTAAGATAGTTTATGACATTGCTTATGGATCACAGTTTATCTGCTTAGCTCATGGGATCGATTTGGCTGTAGCTGAAGGGATTATTACTAAGCGAGATGATTATGATTCACAGCTAATTTCAGGTGTTGTGTTTAAAGATAAAGGCTTTAAAGGTAACGATGCGATGAAGTTGAACGTCATCCAAGCCTTGGTTGATGCGGATTTCGCCGAAGAAGCTATTCAAACGATTTAG
- a CDS encoding type III restriction-modification system endonuclease, with protein MKIQFEDLDYQGQAIDSILHVFDGHKARQSNFTIGGSYAQYHLLNEYGVSNQIIFNPNRLLDNVQQVQIANQLPLTEHLPAGYPQFNIEMETGTGKTFVYLKSILEMNQKYGFTKFIIVVPSIAIKEGVFKSIEMTRETFKKTMNGMVYRAFMYDSSKLENVDGFARNETVEIMVINIQSFSKRGKATDNLNIIYRDDMDSMNGIRPIDLIAETNPVVIIDEPQSVDNTENAKEAIAALNPSVTFRFSATHKQEFPLLYKLGPVEAYQKELVKQIEVAGFSEDIDPNEAYFKLVDIKATKKTISATVEMNVRTKNGVERKQNVKLKQDDDLYLKSKRLEPYESLGFVREISAEPGNEYIELSGGKEIYRLSEAERDDRLLKRAQIQKTIEEHLDKELKLNPKGIKVLSLFFIDQVDKYRQYDENNEAIKGEYARIFEEEYQALIKREKYQSLRDREVPVEEVHDGYFAVDSKQKIKNTTGTSKADESAYQIIMKDKEDLLTFYDEEKGNTKRANKLRFIFSHSALKEGWDNPNVFQICTLVETKDTLTKRQKIGRGLRIAVNQEGERVPGFETNVLTVMANESYQQFATDLQQEYESEGVQFGLFTDNIFSSLIVGERADGTKSALGLEKSRLLVQYMQDEGYIDKKRKGTEKLAQDLKDQSFKVPEEIAQLALGMSNRIIQAIEEKFHSDKVEIKDRRTRVSVKLNKQALTGPFLDLWERINEKTRYSISFDSKRFIEEVSNELSLELQVKRRRIDYSKAQVGIAEAGIDFVEEESGAYSSVDKVYTEVPDILTYLQNETRLTRQTIIKILKKSDTLRDFKRNPQEYMTEVARIINAHKRVVMVDGIKYEKIGETYDQSLLEADEIDQYADNTLEVHDDRYPYNYVVYDSETERNFAVECEHDRNVKCYIKLPSNFKVPTPLGNYNPDWAVLIEQDKEDKLYFVVETKGTTDTTQLRSTEQAKIKCGRKHFDAIDSGLAFKVSTNLRDVY; from the coding sequence ATGAAAATTCAATTTGAAGACTTGGACTACCAAGGACAGGCGATTGATTCCATTCTTCATGTTTTTGATGGGCACAAGGCTCGGCAATCAAACTTTACGATTGGGGGAAGCTATGCTCAATACCATCTTTTAAATGAATATGGGGTTAGCAATCAGATTATTTTTAATCCTAATCGTTTGCTTGATAACGTGCAACAAGTCCAGATTGCCAACCAGCTTCCTCTAACAGAACACCTACCTGCTGGCTATCCTCAGTTTAATATTGAAATGGAAACAGGGACGGGGAAGACCTTTGTCTATTTGAAGTCTATCCTAGAAATGAATCAGAAATATGGCTTTACTAAGTTTATTATTGTCGTCCCTTCTATTGCGATAAAGGAGGGGGTCTTTAAGTCAATTGAGATGACACGTGAGACCTTCAAGAAGACAATGAATGGGATGGTCTACCGCGCTTTCATGTATGATTCAAGTAAATTAGAGAATGTAGATGGATTCGCTCGAAATGAGACGGTAGAGATTATGGTGATTAATATCCAGTCCTTCTCTAAGCGCGGAAAGGCGACTGATAATCTAAATATTATCTATCGAGACGATATGGATAGTATGAATGGAATCCGTCCAATTGATCTGATTGCAGAGACCAATCCAGTTGTTATTATTGATGAGCCCCAAAGTGTGGATAATACGGAAAATGCTAAGGAGGCGATTGCCGCTCTGAATCCTTCTGTTACCTTTCGTTTTTCAGCCACTCACAAGCAAGAGTTTCCTTTGCTTTACAAACTAGGCCCTGTGGAAGCCTACCAAAAAGAATTGGTTAAACAAATAGAGGTCGCTGGTTTTAGCGAAGATATCGATCCAAATGAAGCTTATTTTAAACTAGTCGACATCAAGGCAACGAAGAAGACAATTAGTGCCACAGTAGAAATGAATGTGCGGACCAAGAACGGTGTTGAGCGTAAGCAGAATGTTAAACTCAAGCAAGATGACGACCTCTACCTCAAGTCTAAACGCCTAGAGCCCTATGAGTCACTCGGTTTTGTACGAGAAATTTCAGCAGAACCAGGTAATGAATATATCGAATTATCTGGCGGAAAGGAAATCTATCGACTATCTGAAGCTGAGCGAGATGACCGGTTGCTTAAGCGGGCTCAGATCCAGAAGACCATCGAAGAACACCTCGATAAAGAATTAAAATTAAATCCAAAGGGAATTAAAGTTCTAAGCCTCTTCTTTATTGACCAGGTAGATAAGTATCGTCAGTATGATGAGAACAATGAAGCGATTAAGGGAGAATATGCCCGAATTTTTGAAGAAGAGTACCAAGCTCTGATTAAAAGAGAGAAGTACCAGAGCTTGAGAGATCGTGAAGTGCCAGTAGAAGAGGTTCATGATGGTTACTTTGCGGTGGATAGTAAGCAAAAGATTAAGAACACAACAGGGACCTCTAAAGCAGATGAATCTGCCTATCAAATTATCATGAAAGATAAGGAAGATCTACTCACCTTCTACGATGAAGAAAAAGGGAATACAAAGCGTGCAAATAAATTACGCTTTATCTTCTCGCACTCAGCTTTGAAGGAAGGCTGGGATAATCCAAATGTCTTTCAAATTTGTACTTTAGTGGAAACTAAAGATACATTGACAAAACGGCAAAAGATTGGTCGCGGTTTACGGATTGCAGTCAACCAAGAAGGTGAACGCGTACCAGGTTTTGAGACCAATGTTCTTACTGTAATGGCTAATGAAAGCTACCAGCAGTTTGCTACTGATTTGCAGCAAGAATATGAAAGCGAAGGGGTTCAATTCGGTCTCTTTACCGATAATATTTTCTCTTCTTTAATTGTGGGAGAGCGTGCTGACGGAACTAAGAGCGCTTTAGGACTAGAAAAATCTCGACTCCTCGTCCAGTATATGCAAGATGAGGGTTACATCGATAAGAAACGCAAAGGAACAGAGAAATTAGCCCAAGATCTTAAGGACCAAAGTTTCAAGGTTCCAGAAGAAATTGCCCAATTAGCTCTAGGCATGTCTAATCGAATTATTCAGGCCATTGAAGAGAAGTTCCATTCTGATAAGGTTGAAATTAAAGACCGGCGAACACGAGTTTCTGTTAAACTGAATAAGCAAGCACTAACAGGCCCCTTCCTCGATTTGTGGGAACGCATTAATGAGAAAACACGTTATTCTATTTCATTTGATTCCAAACGTTTCATTGAAGAAGTATCCAATGAATTATCGCTTGAGTTACAAGTGAAACGTCGCCGAATCGACTATTCGAAAGCTCAAGTTGGCATTGCTGAAGCAGGAATTGATTTCGTTGAAGAAGAATCAGGGGCTTATTCTAGCGTAGACAAGGTGTACACAGAAGTCCCTGATATTTTGACTTATCTTCAGAATGAAACACGGTTGACGCGGCAAACGATTATTAAGATCCTTAAGAAAAGTGATACCTTGCGTGATTTCAAGCGGAACCCTCAGGAATATATGACAGAAGTAGCACGTATCATTAACGCTCATAAGCGAGTAGTAATGGTCGATGGCATTAAATATGAAAAAATAGGCGAGACCTACGATCAAAGCTTGCTAGAAGCAGATGAAATCGACCAATACGCCGATAATACATTGGAAGTGCACGATGATCGCTATCCTTATAATTATGTTGTTTATGATTCAGAGACAGAGCGCAATTTTGCCGTGGAATGTGAGCATGATAGAAATGTGAAGTGCTACATCAAATTGCCAAGTAACTTCAAAGTTCCGACACCACTGGGCAACTACAATCCCGATTGGGCAGTCTTGATAGAGCAGGATAAAGAAGATAAACTGTACTTTGTAGTTGAAACCAAGGGAACAACTGACACTACTCAGTTGCGGTCAACCGAACAAGCTAAGATTAAGTGTGGTCGCAAGCATTTTGATGCGATCGATTCAGGTTTAGCCTTTAAGGTGTCTACGAATTTGCGGGATGTTTATTAA
- a CDS encoding retron Ec67 family RNA-directed DNA polymerase/endonuclease produces MNLQINNFTTRTELANLLEIELQILTRLLYSPTQNVNTQYHTFELEKKRGGATRTIAAPNDSLKIVLRKLNDLLSQYYLKAFAFREAEKQISHGFVRKKNIFTNASQHRNKKYILNIDLEDYFDHFHFGRVRGFFEKDKRFNLSKEMATVLAQLTCYKKVLPQGAPTSPTIANMITAILDRRILSLCQKYKLKYTRYADDLTFSTNDNTFSDKYGEFLIELDRIVKACGHEINQDKTHFLTYNNRQTITGLSVNKIVNVPRTYSSKTRAMAHNLYTKGEYFIGDNVYNINENEKTLEILTGRFNFSNWIDNLKLQNNQFAQNNKSLRTYSKREKDFSKFLFYKTFYVNATPLLITEGKTDFSYIDSAYKSLLPRDIEVVNKFDYKLFKKNNSITTYFLNSKSDNKTGEGGDEISKLFFQYTSQITFGKGIVEDCEINIGLSKVSPHFYHYFRKYGHPFNHHPVVILLDNENSSNKPLKKFLKAIYTGGNYQPPYELLQSTNFLHLVGNLYLTTIPSPQKNPNAFEIEDLFTEEDKKRLSFSRDRKAPFSEAVEENRETINFDNFIKLFKILDDIKQHYLTFESY; encoded by the coding sequence ATGAACTTACAAATTAATAATTTTACAACAAGAACTGAATTAGCTAATTTACTTGAAATTGAATTACAAATATTAACACGCTTACTCTACTCTCCCACCCAAAATGTTAATACCCAATATCATACCTTTGAGTTAGAGAAAAAAAGGGGTGGCGCTACAAGAACAATTGCTGCTCCAAACGATTCTTTAAAAATAGTTCTAAGGAAATTAAATGATCTTCTTAGCCAATATTATTTAAAGGCATTCGCTTTTAGAGAAGCTGAAAAGCAAATTTCACATGGTTTCGTGAGAAAAAAGAATATTTTTACGAATGCTTCTCAACATAGAAATAAAAAATATATTCTTAATATAGACTTAGAAGACTATTTTGATCATTTCCATTTTGGTAGAGTAAGAGGTTTTTTTGAAAAGGATAAGCGATTCAATCTTTCTAAGGAAATGGCAACTGTTTTAGCACAATTAACTTGCTATAAAAAAGTTTTGCCACAGGGCGCTCCTACTTCTCCTACAATCGCAAATATGATTACTGCAATACTTGATCGCCGCATATTATCCTTATGTCAAAAATATAAATTAAAGTATACCCGCTATGCAGATGACCTAACCTTTTCAACAAACGATAATACTTTCAGTGATAAATATGGTGAATTTTTGATTGAATTAGATCGAATCGTCAAAGCTTGTGGGCACGAAATTAATCAAGACAAGACACATTTTCTTACCTATAATAATAGGCAGACAATAACTGGACTTTCTGTTAACAAAATAGTAAATGTCCCTAGAACTTATAGTTCTAAAACTCGTGCAATGGCCCATAATTTATACACTAAAGGGGAATATTTCATAGGCGATAATGTCTATAATATTAACGAGAATGAAAAAACCTTAGAGATCCTAACTGGTAGATTTAATTTTTCGAATTGGATTGATAATCTTAAATTACAAAATAATCAATTTGCACAAAATAACAAGTCTTTAAGAACTTATTCGAAACGAGAAAAAGATTTCTCTAAATTTCTATTTTATAAAACATTCTATGTCAACGCTACACCCTTATTAATTACTGAAGGTAAGACTGATTTTTCATATATTGACTCAGCATACAAATCTTTACTACCTCGGGATATTGAAGTAGTCAATAAATTCGACTATAAACTGTTTAAAAAGAACAATTCAATAACTACATATTTTTTGAATTCAAAGAGTGATAATAAAACAGGCGAAGGCGGAGATGAGATTTCTAAACTCTTTTTCCAATATACTTCGCAGATAACTTTTGGAAAAGGAATAGTAGAGGACTGCGAAATTAATATAGGATTATCTAAGGTGTCTCCTCATTTTTATCATTATTTTCGAAAATACGGTCATCCCTTCAACCATCATCCAGTAGTTATTCTCTTAGATAATGAGAACAGTAGCAATAAACCTTTAAAAAAATTCTTAAAAGCCATTTACACGGGTGGTAATTATCAACCCCCCTATGAATTATTACAATCTACTAATTTTTTACATTTAGTCGGAAATCTATATCTGACAACCATTCCTAGTCCCCAAAAGAATCCTAATGCTTTTGAAATTGAAGATTTATTTACGGAGGAAGATAAAAAACGTTTATCCTTTTCTAGGGATCGAAAGGCTCCTTTTTCAGAAGCTGTAGAAGAAAATAGAGAGACTATAAATTTCGATAACTTCATTAAGTTATTTAAAATATTAGATGATATCAAACAGCATTATTTAACATTTGAGAGTTACTAA
- a CDS encoding ABC transporter substrate-binding protein translates to MRKFLAVVSLVLTLGLIGACSARVNDSSQANRREDTFIYAIAGDPISMNPLSTSDRWGLTVTNMIFSPLARMDAEGNLEMELAESVDQSEDGKTVTVTLRPDAKFSDGKPVTAEDVVFTYETMLDPANGQADKFMVGGKPIQIEQVDGRTVRFVAPQSSGALVNNIVFENYILPKHVYQDVEDFSGNQIKGVDPVGSGPYQLVSYDQGQDFRFKANPHYYKGKANIDKVIFQIIKNAQTTKAALLSGEIDASLLEPLDVLALDSDDIALYPYSEGRVGYIGFNTNTIDNEDFRKAIFYALDREEINQAAYFDEAYYSSAHSILPPSNPYYYEEIDKYHTDLDKAKAYLDQSGVEDPLVRLAYNGESQLEQTIVTMVQEQLGKLGIETELKPMDSAALSAANHDPESTDYELFIGGYIMGLDPSAYAPFYTSGGSKNYFKFSTPEADRLFQAGEVEVDPDRRKEIYNQAQSEVMSNAIFYPYVDNKKIMAVNKRIGGVEEANLVPIYQFGDASQLEIQTTKEGSHD, encoded by the coding sequence ATGAGAAAGTTTCTTGCTGTTGTATCTCTTGTGCTGACGCTGGGGTTGATTGGGGCTTGTTCGGCCCGGGTGAATGATTCGAGCCAGGCTAACCGCCGCGAGGATACCTTTATTTATGCGATTGCGGGGGATCCAATCTCCATGAATCCTCTGTCAACGTCCGACCGCTGGGGCTTGACGGTGACCAATATGATCTTCTCGCCCTTGGCCCGGATGGATGCGGAGGGGAACTTGGAGATGGAATTGGCGGAGTCGGTCGACCAGTCTGAGGACGGGAAGACGGTGACGGTGACCCTGCGCCCGGATGCCAAGTTCTCGGACGGGAAACCGGTGACGGCGGAGGATGTGGTCTTTACCTATGAGACGATGTTGGATCCTGCTAACGGCCAGGCCGATAAGTTTATGGTGGGTGGCAAGCCTATCCAGATTGAACAAGTGGATGGGCGGACGGTGCGCTTTGTGGCGCCTCAGTCTTCTGGTGCCTTGGTGAATAATATTGTCTTTGAGAATTATATCTTGCCCAAGCATGTCTACCAGGATGTGGAGGATTTTTCCGGCAACCAGATCAAGGGCGTTGATCCGGTGGGCAGTGGCCCTTACCAATTAGTCTCTTATGATCAGGGTCAGGATTTCCGTTTTAAGGCCAATCCCCACTACTACAAGGGCAAGGCCAATATTGACAAGGTCATCTTCCAGATTATCAAGAATGCCCAGACCACCAAGGCGGCTCTCTTGAGTGGGGAGATCGACGCCAGCCTCTTGGAACCCCTGGATGTGCTCGCTCTTGATTCCGACGATATCGCCCTCTACCCTTATTCGGAAGGTCGGGTGGGCTATATTGGCTTTAATACCAATACCATCGATAATGAGGACTTCCGCAAGGCTATCTTCTATGCCTTGGACCGCGAAGAGATCAACCAGGCAGCTTATTTCGATGAGGCTTACTACAGCTCTGCCCATTCCATCCTGCCGCCGTCCAATCCTTATTATTATGAGGAGATTGACAAGTACCATACCGACCTGGATAAGGCCAAGGCCTACCTGGACCAGTCGGGAGTTGAAGATCCCCTCGTCCGCTTGGCTTACAATGGCGAGAGCCAGCTGGAGCAGACCATTGTGACCATGGTCCAAGAACAATTGGGCAAGCTGGGCATTGAAACCGAGCTCAAGCCCATGGATTCTGCGGCCCTGTCTGCGGCTAACCACGATCCTGAGAGTACGGATTATGAGCTCTTTATTGGGGGCTATATCATGGGGCTGGATCCCTCTGCCTATGCGCCTTTCTATACTTCTGGCGGGTCTAAGAACTACTTCAAATTCTCGACCCCTGAAGCTGACCGCCTCTTCCAGGCGGGAGAGGTGGAAGTAGACCCTGACCGCCGCAAGGAGATCTACAACCAGGCTCAGTCGGAAGTGATGTCCAATGCCATCTTCTACCCTTATGTGGATAATAAGAAGATTATGGCGGTGAACAAGCGGATCGGTGGGGTGGAAGAGGCGAACCTGGTCCCTATCTACCAATTCGGCGACGCGTCCCAGCTCGAGATCCAGACGACAAAGGAGGGTTCTCATGATTAA
- a CDS encoding ABC transporter permease produces the protein MIKYALKRILQAIPLLLLISLIVFALIYLAPFDAIDAITTPNMTEAQVEIIREQNGLNDPFIIQYLTWLKNVLQGDFGYSLINQQEIASQLTERIPNTLILMLPAYAIGSLIAFFSGLFAGANKDQAGDRAVDLLASLGLAVPTFWLGLLVIYFFSLKWPLFPTTGMYSLGSEGDLLNLLHHAILPGGVLIVAVTPNLTRYVRSAALSQVDANYITVQRSLGASKREIFFHHVSRNVLLPLVTLLGQSLPSLVTGAVVTESIFQWPGVGSYFVEGAKQLDYPVVMAVLLLTASLTILGNLLADLLYYKVDPRIRLEVNS, from the coding sequence ATGATTAAGTATGCACTGAAACGAATCCTACAGGCGATTCCCTTACTCTTACTGATTAGTTTGATTGTTTTTGCCTTGATTTACCTGGCGCCTTTTGATGCCATTGATGCGATCACGACGCCCAATATGACCGAGGCCCAGGTCGAGATTATCCGCGAGCAGAATGGGCTCAATGATCCCTTCATCATCCAATACTTGACCTGGCTCAAAAATGTCCTCCAAGGCGACTTCGGTTACTCCCTGATTAACCAGCAGGAGATTGCTAGCCAGCTGACGGAACGGATTCCCAATACCTTGATTCTGATGCTGCCGGCCTATGCCATTGGCTCTCTGATCGCTTTCTTCTCCGGCCTCTTCGCGGGTGCCAACAAGGACCAGGCAGGGGACCGGGCGGTGGACTTACTGGCTTCTCTGGGCTTGGCTGTGCCGACGTTCTGGTTGGGACTCTTGGTCATTTACTTCTTCTCCCTCAAGTGGCCGCTCTTCCCAACCACGGGCATGTATAGTCTGGGGTCAGAGGGGGACCTCTTGAATCTCCTCCACCATGCCATCTTGCCGGGCGGGGTCCTGATTGTGGCGGTGACGCCTAACTTGACCCGCTATGTGCGCTCGGCGGCTCTGAGTCAAGTGGACGCCAACTACATCACGGTCCAGCGGTCACTAGGGGCTTCCAAGCGGGAGATTTTCTTCCACCATGTGAGTCGGAATGTCCTCCTGCCCTTGGTGACCCTCCTCGGCCAGTCTCTGCCTTCTTTAGTGACAGGGGCGGTGGTGACGGAGTCGATCTTCCAATGGCCAGGCGTGGGCTCTTACTTTGTGGAAGGGGCCAAGCAGTTGGACTATCCGGTTGTTATGGCTGTCCTTCTCTTGACCGCTAGCCTGACTATCCTCGGCAACCTCTTGGCGGACCTCTTGTACTACAAGGTGGACCCACGGATTAGATTGGAGGTAAATTCATGA
- a CDS encoding ABC transporter permease produces the protein MIAKIQRMLRLKPYYWLFVIFLLVLGILALLAPLFPFDPVATDIPNRLQAPQWAHPFGTDELGRDYFSRILYGARVSLLVGLASMVMATLIGSLIGFLSAYIGGTLDAVLMRLIDLISSVPSLVLTTVLAALLKPGLLTIIIIISFFTWMSIARLVRAESLSLKERDYVKYAQFLGFKPLTIIRRHILPQVFPTIIVGATSVVASAIMMESTLSFLGLGIQPPQSSWGSLLQNAQSYLQLAPYMAILPGLLIILTIVSFNGLGNLIRDSYDLEER, from the coding sequence ATGATCGCAAAGATTCAACGTATGTTAAGGCTCAAACCCTATTACTGGCTATTTGTGATTTTTCTTTTAGTCTTGGGCATTTTGGCCCTGCTCGCCCCGCTCTTTCCCTTTGACCCGGTGGCGACGGATATTCCCAACCGCTTGCAGGCTCCCCAGTGGGCCCACCCCTTCGGAACGGACGAATTGGGCCGGGATTATTTTAGCCGGATCCTCTACGGGGCCCGGGTCTCTCTCTTGGTTGGCCTAGCCAGCATGGTTATGGCGACTTTGATTGGGAGTTTGATCGGTTTTCTTTCGGCCTATATTGGCGGGACCCTGGACGCGGTCTTGATGCGCTTGATTGACCTGATTTCGTCTGTACCTTCTTTGGTTTTGACCACGGTCTTGGCCGCCCTCTTGAAGCCGGGGCTCTTGACCATTATCATTATTATTTCTTTCTTTACCTGGATGTCTATTGCCCGCTTGGTTCGGGCGGAGAGTCTGTCGCTCAAGGAGCGGGACTATGTTAAGTACGCCCAATTCCTAGGCTTTAAGCCCTTGACCATTATCCGCCGCCATATCCTGCCCCAGGTCTTCCCGACCATTATTGTAGGGGCAACTTCGGTGGTGGCTTCGGCCATTATGATGGAGTCGACCCTGTCCTTCCTGGGTCTTGGCATCCAGCCCCCGCAGTCATCCTGGGGGTCCCTCTTGCAGAATGCCCAGTCCTACCTGCAGCTGGCCCCTTACATGGCCATCCTGCCGGGTCTCTTGATTATCTTAACCATTGTGTCCTTTAATGGTCTGGGCAATTTAATCCGTGATAGTTATGACTTGGAGGAGCGATAA
- a CDS encoding ABC transporter ATP-binding protein yields the protein MANEALEIQELTVVSQPRFKPDQELIHRVSTSFSQGRITGLVGESGSGKTMLMKAVMQLLPQRVSVSQGEIRWQGQVLAEGDPLPFSMIFQDPLSSLNSLRTVAYHLNEVIERFYDLDQAGRQDLMLDYLDKVGIAKGRQVLDLYPHELSGGMIQRIMICLALLKRPQILIADEPTTALDVTIQAQILDILKRLNQEEGLTIIFVSHDLAVIRELCHEVKVMYDGKIVEEAPVAHLFDHPAHPYTQELIRSVPAGQHKERLHEMQPVHLSQADKAQSQLRVISDAHKVLGGVDTWTNA from the coding sequence ATGGCCAATGAAGCATTAGAAATTCAAGAATTAACCGTCGTGAGCCAGCCCCGCTTTAAGCCCGACCAGGAATTGATCCACCGGGTGTCGACCAGCTTTAGCCAGGGACGGATTACGGGCCTGGTCGGCGAATCAGGTTCGGGGAAAACCATGCTGATGAAGGCCGTGATGCAGCTTTTGCCCCAGCGGGTGTCCGTGAGCCAAGGGGAGATTCGCTGGCAGGGGCAAGTTCTAGCAGAAGGCGATCCTTTGCCCTTCAGTATGATCTTCCAAGATCCCCTGTCTTCTCTGAACTCCCTGCGGACCGTCGCCTACCATCTGAATGAAGTCATTGAGCGCTTCTACGACTTGGACCAGGCTGGCCGGCAAGACTTGATGCTGGATTATTTGGATAAGGTGGGGATTGCCAAGGGACGCCAGGTCCTGGACCTCTACCCCCATGAGCTGTCGGGTGGGATGATTCAGCGGATCATGATCTGCCTGGCCCTGCTCAAGCGGCCTCAGATCTTGATTGCGGATGAACCGACAACGGCTCTGGACGTGACCATCCAGGCCCAGATCCTAGATATCCTCAAGCGATTGAACCAGGAGGAAGGCCTGACCATTATCTTTGTCTCCCACGACTTGGCGGTTATCCGCGAGCTCTGCCATGAGGTCAAGGTCATGTATGACGGGAAAATTGTGGAGGAAGCGCCCGTGGCCCATCTCTTCGACCACCCGGCCCATCCTTATACCCAGGAACTGATCCGGTCGGTCCCAGCCGGCCAGCACAAGGAACGCCTCCACGAGATGCAGCCCGTTCACTTAAGCCAGGCAGACAAGGCCCAGAGCCAACTCCGGGTTATTTCCGACGCACACAAGGTCTTAGGAGGTGTTGACACATGGACGAACGCTTAA